Proteins encoded together in one Triticum dicoccoides isolate Atlit2015 ecotype Zavitan chromosome 7B, WEW_v2.0, whole genome shotgun sequence window:
- the LOC119336405 gene encoding protein FAR1-RELATED SEQUENCE 6-like, producing the protein MEEEGYSTESSNEGDVQEDGDKEKSLAEGDVFKPVDMDPEWIPKVGMVFDSEEDAFQFYVAYGCRSGFGITRRSNNTFDGFRYRSTFICSKGGQSRLRSGVTRPARKRGTKTGCKAKIIVKDAHFQNRWEVIVLELEHNHPLDPGSIKYKKNLENIPFSLNPPRLSEAPQSSSVVGHSSSFGDSGIPSSAQIEIKTKIDRNRKLKLAEGDLEALVSFFNDMQDRNPCFFHSLDMNEQGQLRNVFWADAKSRSSYNYFGDVVAINVTNFSDQYDIQFVSFVGTNHHAQPLLLGCGLLAGRSLGAYVWLFDTWLRCMNAMSPPSIITNYCHDVAIAVKKVFPNSRHRFCLRHILNELPEKLAGMENKDEMISTFSTLAYDSVTALDFDKEWQEMTHQFQLEGNEWLSKLYEVRAQWAPAYVKDFFWAGMSVTDRSDIATDYFDGWLTSGTSVKMFVEQYEAAVRTKLEKETYEDLQSSQMRPQLMTGLPVEEQAAKMYTMEIFQTFLNELGHSFHCNYSILDRSDSVVTYIVSEHVNQTKVDYKVAYDNAEDDIWCFCRLFQFKGILCRHALTVLRQELVPMIPSKYIIHRWCKDCKLTCSSMSRDVSSSTQELGGYDDLYKLGHQYFAEVVELGSVNSESKDYALSVMREIRDKVISYEKSLRDQRVDSQVSTANFAYNPVNEDFTDDALPISLSTKGWDLMQGQSKRSRKKKLTTPTVLDTLKKKTKRAYNKRRNATANNLCTTVTTTDSITESANVQEDQVNEGWPLTSSGAPDTFPYGVETISFDLTQYNNAPSFHWPESSSRSQLQ; encoded by the exons ATGGAAGAGGAAGGCTATAGCACCGAATCATCCAATGAAGGAGACGTGCAAGAAGATGGTGACAAGGAGAAAAGCCTTGCTGAGGGCGATGTCTTTAAGCCGGTTGATATGGATCCAGAATGGATACCTAAAGTAGGGATGGTCTTCGACTCAGAGGAAGACGCCTTTCAGTTCTATGTCGCATATGGATGCCGCTCTGGTTTTGGTATCACAAGGAGGTCTAACAACACCTTTGATGGTTTCCGCTATCGCTCTACCTTCATATGCTCTAAAGGAGGGCAATCTAGGCTGAGATCTGGAGTGACAAGGCCTGCAAGAAAGCGAGGCACAAAGACTGGCTGCAAGGCTAAGATCATTGTCAAGGACGCCCATTTTCAGAATCGCTGGGAAGTTATTGTTCTCGAGTTGGAGCATAACCATCCCCTGGACCCCGGTTCGATTAAATATAAGAAAAATTTAGAGAACATCCCTTTCTCTCTAAATCCACCTCGTTTGTCTGAGGCGCCACAGAGTAGCTCAGTTGTTGGACACTCTAGTAGTTTTGGAGATAGTGGCATACCTTCATCTGCCCAGATTGAAATCAAGACCAAGATAGACAGAAATAGGAAACTGAAGCTTGCTGAAGGAGATTTAGAGGCATTAGTGAGTTTTTTCAACGACATGCAAGACCGAAACCCGTGTTTCTTTCACAGTTTAGACATGAATGAGCAAGGACAGCTAAGGAATGTCTTCTGGGCTGATGCCAAATCACGTAGTTCCTACAATTACTTTGGTGATGTGGTTGCTATTAATGTCACAAACTTCAGTGATCAGTATGATATACAGTTTGTGTCATTTGTGGGCACTAACCACCACGCTCAACCACTGTTACTAGGGTGTGGTTTGCTTGctggtagatctcttggagcttacGTGTGGCTTTTTGATACATGGTTAAGATGCATGAATGCCATGTCACCACCTTCAATAATTACCAACTATTGTCATGATGTTGCAATAGCTGTTAAAAAGGTTTTCCCCAATTCACGGCACCGCTTTTGCCTTCGGCACATTTTAAATGAGCTTCCTGAGAAGTTGGCCGGAATGGAAAACAAGGATGAAATGATTTCTACTTTCAGCACATTGGCCTATGACTCAGTTACTGCTCTTGATTTTGACAAAGAGTGGCAAGAAATGACACATCAATTTCAGTTGGAGGGAAATGAATGGCTGTCCAAATTATACGAGGTCAGGGCACAGTGGGCTCCTGCTTATGTGAAGGATTTTTTTTGGGCGGGAATGTCCGTCACAGACAGAAGTGACATTGCAACTGACTATTTTGATGGGTGGTTGACGTCTGGTACGTCTGTGAAAATGTTTGTTGAGCAGTATGAGGCAGCTGTCAGAACTAAGTTAGAAAAGGAAACCTACGAGGATTTGCAATCGTCTCAGATGAGGCCACAGTTGATGACTGGATTGCCTGTGGAGGAGCAAGCAGCAAAGATGTACACAATGGAGATATTTCAAACTTTCTTGAATGAATTAGGGCATTCATTTCACTGCAACTATAGTATACTTGATCGGAGTGATTCAGTAGTTACATACATAGTATCAGAGCATGTAAATCAAACAAAGGTGGACTACAAAGTTGCTTATGACAATGCTGAAGATGATATATGGTGCTTCTGCCGCTTGTTTCAATTTAAAGGTATATTGTGCAGACATGCTCTCACTGTACTGAGGCAGGAGCTTGTACCGATGATTCCATCAAAATACATCATTCATCGCTGGTGCAAGGATTGTAAACTAACTTGTTCTTCCATGTCCCGGGACGTCTCATCAAGTACTCAGGAATTGGGAGGTTATGATGATCTCTACAAACTAGGCCACCAATACTTTGCAGAAGTTGTGGAACTGGGTTCTGTGAACTCAGAATCAAAAGATTATGCTTTGTCAGTCATGAGGGAGATCAGGGATAAAGTGATTTCTTATGAGAAGTCACTAAGAGATCAAAGGGTTGACAGCCAAGTTTCAACTGCCAACTTTGCATATAATCCAGTGAATGAGGATTTTACTGATGATGCATTACCCATTTCTCTTAGTACCAAGGGCTGGGATCTCATGCAAGGTCAGTCAAAACGTTCTCGCAAGAAGAAACTGACGACACCAACAGTTCTTGATACCCTGAAAAAGAAAACTAAAAGGGCCTATAACAAGAGGAGGAATGCCACTGCGAACAACCTATGCACAACGGTCACCACAACTGACAGCATAACAGAAAGCGCAAAT GTTCAGGAAGATCAAGTAAATGAGGGATGGCCGTTAACATCTAGTGGTGCACCAGATACCTTCCCATACGGA GTGGAGACCATATCTTTCGATTTGACACAATACAACAATGCGCCAAGCTTCCATTGGCCTGAAAGCAGCAGCAGATCTCAGCTTCAGTGA